From the genome of Candidozyma auris chromosome 2, complete sequence, one region includes:
- the OLE1 gene encoding stearoyl-CoA 9-desaturase gives MSDGLDTVDITSLNALAAGTNKKNPRIVAAGLGGKLMGTKSLVNVTAEQLAEDSKTFYEKDEEARKKYSKQMHISDKPWTLSNWHEHINWLNFILVVAIPAFGIWSAYNYPPDLKTLALAFVMYCFSGISITAGYHRLWSHKSYDAHWLVRSFYAFFGAGAVQGSIKWWGHSHRVHHRFTDTNRDPYDARQGFWYSHMGWMLTKANPKNRARADISDLTSDPIVVFQHRHYLTLMLLSAIGFPTLIAGLGWGDYYGGFVYAGILKYFVIQQATFCVNSLAHWIGTQPFDDRRTPRDHVLTAFVTFGEGYHNFHHEFPSDYRNALKWYQYDPTKLTILGLSKLGLTWNLKTFSQNAIEQGLFQQQQKKLNKMKAQLNWGTPVSELPVWDMEHFKKIAKDEGLLIISGIVHNVKNFIKEHPGGQALVRASLGKDATKAFNGHVYAHSNAAHNLLATMRVAVIKDSVVNGNTFDLQEEMLAKKET, from the coding sequence ATGTCAGACGGATTGGACACTGTCGACATCACTTCGTTGAACGCACTCGCTGCGGGCACAAATAAGAAGAACCCAAGAATCGTGGCTGCTGGTTTGGGCGGTAAGCTCATGGGCACCAAATCTCTTGTCAATGTCACTGCTGAGCAGCTTGCCGAGGATCTGAAAACCTTCTACgagaaggatgaggaggCTCGTAAGAAGTACTCCAAGCAGATGCACATCCTGGACAAACCATGGACCCTTTCCAACTGGCACGAGCACATCAACTGGTTGAACTTCATATTGGTGGTGGCCATTCCTGCCTTTGGCATTTGGTCGGCCTACAACTACCCTCCAGACTTGAAGACCTTGGCTCTTGCCTTTGTCATGTACTGCTTTTCCGGTATCTCCATCACCGCTGGTTACCACCGTCTTTGGTCCCACAAGTCCTATGACGCTCACTGGCTCGTGAGATCTTTCTACGCCTTCTTCGGTGCCGGTGCCGTTCAGGGCTCCATTAAGTGGTGGGGCCACTCTCACAGAGTCCACCACAGATTCACTGACACTAACAGAGATCCTTACGATGCGAGACAAGGTTTCTGGTACTCACACATGGGATGGATGTTGACCAAGGCAAACCCTAAGAACAGAGCCAGAGCCGACATCTCTGACTTGACCTCCGACCCAATCGTCGTTTTCCAGCACCGCCACTACTTGACCTTGATGCTCTTGTCGGCAATCGGCTTTCCAACCTTGATTGCTGGTCTCGGCTGGGGTGACTACTACGGTGGTTTTGTGTACGCCGGTATCTTGAAGTACTTTGTCATCCAGCAGGCTACCTTCTGTGTTAACTCTTTGGCTCACTGGATTGGTACCCAGCCATTTGACGATAGAAGAACCCCCAGAGACCACGTTTTGACGGCGTTTGTCACCTTCGGTGAGGGCTACCATAACTTCCATCACGAGTTCCCCTCGGACTACAGAAACGCTTTGAAGTGGTACCAGTACGACCCCACCAAGTTGACCATCTTGGGCCTTTCGAAGCTTGGCTTGACCTGGAACTTGAAGACCTTCTCTCAGAATGCCATTGAGCAAGGTTTgttccagcagcagcagaagaagttgaacaagatgaaggCACAGTTGAACTGGGGTACCCCAGTCAGCGAGTTGCCTGTGTGGGACATGGAgcacttcaagaagattgccAAGGACGAAGGTCTTCTCATCATTTCGGGCATTGTgcacaatgtcaagaacttcatcaaggagcaCCCCGGTGGTCAGGCCTTGGTGAGAGCGTCTTTGGGCAAGGATGCCACCAAGGCGTTCAACGGTCACGTGTATGCCCACTCGAATGCTGCCCACAACTTGTTGGCGACCATGAGAGTCGCTGTGATCAAGGATTCTGTCGTCAATGGCAACACCTTCGACCTCCAAGAGGAGatgcttgcaaagaaggagacgTAA
- the ADH2 gene encoding alcohol dehydrogenase — protein MSIPETQKAVIFETNGGPLLYKDIPVPKPKPTELLINVKYSGVCHTDLHAWKGDWPLPTKLPLVGGHEGAGVVVAVGENVKGWQVGDLAGIKWLNSSCNSCEFCQTTNEPNCASADLSGYTHDGSFQQYATADAIHAARIPKGTDLAQVAPILCAGITVYKALKTANLKAGQWVAISGAAGGLGSLAVQYAKAMGYRVVGIDGGEGKEEFAKSLGAEAFVDFTKVKDIPAEIKKITNGGPHGVINVSVSEAAMQQSVEYVRSTGTVVLVGLPAGAKVAASVFDSVVKSVNIRGSYVGNRADSAEAIDFFSRGLIKCPIKVVGLSELPNVYKLMEEGKILGRYVVDTSK, from the coding sequence ATGTCCATCCcagaaactcaaaaagctgTCATCTTTGAGACCAACGGCGGTCCTTTGCTTTACAAGGACATCCCAGTCCCCAAGCCAAAACCAACCGAGTTGTTGATCAACGTCAAGTACTCCGGTGTGTGCCACACTGACTTGCATGCTTGGAAAGGTGACTGGCCTTTGCCCACCAAGTTGCCATTGGTAGGTGGCCACGAAGGTGCcggtgttgttgttgctgttggCGAGAATGTAAAGGGCTGGCAGGTTGGCGACCTTGCCGGTATCAAGTGGTTGAACTCTTCGTGTAACTCTTGCGAGTTCTGCCAGACCACTAACGAACCCAACTGTGCTTCTGCTGACTTGTCTGGATACACTCACGATGGGTCTTTCCAGCAGTATGCCACTGCTGATGCTATCCACGCTGCTCGTATTCCAAAGGGCACCGACTTGGCCCAGGTTGCTCCTATTTTGTGTGCTGGTATCACTGTTTACAAGGCTTTGAAGACTGCCAACCTCAAGGCCGGCCAATGGGTGGCTATTTCCGGTGCCGCTGGCGGCTTGGGTTCTTTGGCTGTTCAGTACGCCAAGGCAATGGGCTACAGAGTTGTTGGTATCGACGGTGGTGAGGGCAAGGAGGAGTTCGCAAAGAGCTTGGGTGCTGAGGCATTTGTGGATTTCACCAAGGTCAAGGATATTCCTGCcgaaatcaagaagatcaccaacGGCGGTCCTCATGGTGTCATCAACGTGTCTGTCTCTGAGGCTGCTATGCAGCAGTCTGTGGAGTACGTAAGATCTACTGGTACTGTTGTGCTTGTTGGTTTGCCAGCTGGTGCTAAGGTTGCTGCCTCTGTGTTTGACTCTGTGGTCAAGTCTGTCAACATCAGAGGCTCCTACGTCGGTAACAGAGCTGACTCTGCTGAGGCTattgacttcttctccagagGCTTGATCAAGTGCCCAATCAAGGTCGTGGGCTTGTCCGAGTTACCAAACGTCTACAAGTTGATGGAAGAGGGCAAGATTTTGGGAAGATACGTTGTCGACACTTCCAAGTGA
- the TKL1 gene encoding transketolase TKL1, whose amino-acid sequence MTDIDQLCISTIRLLAVDAVSKANSGHPGAPLGMAPVAHALWQQMKFDPKNPHWVNRDRFVLSNGHACALLYSLLHLYGFDMSIDDLKQFRQLNSKTPGHPETHEVPGVEVTTGPLGQGISNAVGLAIAQKQFAATYNKDDISLSDSYTYVFLGDGCLQEGVASEASSLAGHLQLNNLIAFWDDNHISIDGNTNCAFTEDVTARYKAYGWHIIEIPHGDTDLAAVKAAIEEAKKVDKPTLVRLTTTIGFGSLQAGTHSVHGSPLKPDDVKQLKEKMGFDPEKSFVVPQEVYDHYNKHVAENQKVYRDWQAKLESYKQKYPKEGAEVQRRLDHVLPEGWADALPTYKPDDKPLATRKLSENVLNAILPVIPELIGGSADLTGSNLTRGKDSVDFQPPNTGLGNYAGRYIRYGVREHGMGAIMNGIAAFGANYKNYGGTFLNFVSYAAGAVRLAALSHLPVTWVATHDSIGLGEDGPTHQPIETLAWLRATPNISVWRPADGNEVSAAYKSAIESTSTPHVLALTRQNLPQLEGSSIEKASKGAYTIYPVDKPDLIIVSSGSEVSISIDAAKKLADANIKTAVVSVADFHTFDQQPRDYQLSVLPDGVPIMSVEVLSSFGWSKYSHEQFGLNRFGASGKADDLYKFFEFTPEGIADRGAKTVQFYKGKPLLSPLNRAF is encoded by the coding sequence ATGACTGACATTGACCAATTGTGTATCTCCACTATCCGTCTTCTCGCCGTGGACGCCGTGTCCAAGGCCAACTCGGGCCACCCCGGTGCTCCCTTGGGCATGGCTCCTGTGGCCCACGCTTTGTGGCAGCAAATGAAGTTCGACCCTAAGAACCCCCACTGGGTCAACAGAGACAGATTTGTCTTGTCCAACGGTCACGCTTGTGCTTTGCTCTACTCCTTGTTGCACTTGTACGGCTTTGACATGTCCATTGACGACTTGAAGCAGTTCAGACAGTTGAACTCCAAGACCCCAGGCCACCCAGAGACCCACGAGGTGCCTGGTGTCGAGGTCACCACTGGTCCCTTGGGTCAGGGTATCTCCAACGCTGTTGGTTTGGCTATTGCACAGAAACAGTTTGCTGCCACCTACAACAAGGATGACATCTCCCTCTCCGACTCATACACGTACGTGTTCTTGGGTGACGGATGtctccaagaaggtgtCGCCTCTGAGGCCTCCTCTCTTGCTGGCCACTTGCAattgaacaacttgattGCTTTCTGGGACGACAACCACATCTCCATTGACGGTAACACCAACTGTGCTTTCACCGAGGACGTGACTGCTAGATACAAGGCTTACGGCTGGCACATCATTGAAATTCCTCACGGTGACACCGACTTGGCTGCTGTGAAGGCCGCCATcgaagaggccaagaaggttGACAAGCCAACTTTGGTGAGATTAACTACCACAATTGGTTTCGGCTCCTTGCAAGCCGGTACTCACTCTGTCCACGGTTCTCCATTGAAGCCTGATGATGTCAAGcagttgaaggagaagatggGCTTTGACCCAGAGAAGTCCTTCGTCGTTCCTCAAGAGGTCTACGACCACTACAACAAGCACGTTGCTGAAAACCAGAAGGTCTACAGGGACTGGCAGGCCAAGCTCGAGAGCTACAAGCAGAAGTACCCTAAGGAGGGTGCTGAGGTCCAGAGAAGATTGGACCACGTCTTGCCTGAAGGTTGGGCTGACGCTTTGCCAACTTACAAGCCTGACGACAAGCCATTGGCCACTAGAAAGTTGTCTGAGAACGTTTTGAACGCTATCTTGCCTGTTATTCCCGAGCTCATTGGTGGTTCCGCCGACTTGACTGGCTCCAACTTGACCAGAGGTAAGGACTCTGTCGACTTCCAGCCTCCAAACACCGGCTTGGGTAACTACGCTGGCCGTTACATTAGATACGGTGTCAGAGAGCACGGTATGGGTGCCATCATGAACGGTATTGCTGCTTTCGGTGCTAACTACAAGAATTACGGTGGTactttcttgaacttcgTTTCCTACGCTGCTGGTGCCGTGAGATTGGCTGCCTTGTCTCACCTTCCAGTCACTTGGGTTGCCACCCACGACTCCATCGGTTTGGGTGAGGACGGCCCAACTCATCAGCCTATCGAGACCTTGGCCTGGTTGAGGGCCACTCCAAACATCTCTGTCTGGAGACCAGCTGACGGTAATGAGGTGTCTGCTGCTTACAAGAGCGCCATTGAGTCTACCTCTACTCCTCACGTTTTGGCTTTGACCAGACAGAACTTGCCTCAGTTGGAGGGCTCCTCGATTGAAAAGGCTTCCAAGGGTGCTTACACTATTTACCCAGTCGACAAGCCAGACTTAATCATTGTCTCTTCTGGTTCTGAGGTTTCGATCTCCATCGACGCCGCTAAGAAGTTGGCTGATGCTAACATCAAGACCGCTGTTGTCTCTGTTGCTGACTTCCACACTTTTGACCAGCAACCAAGAGACTACCAGTTGTCTGTGTTGCCAGACGGTGTTCCAATCATGTCCGTTGAGGTCTTGTCTAGCTTCGGCTGGTCCAAGTACTCTCACGAGCAGTTTGGTTTGAACAGATTCGGTGCCTCAGGTAAGGCCGACGACCTCTAcaagttctttgagttCACCCCAGAGGGTATTGCCGACAGAGGTGCTAAGACTGTTCAGTTCTACAAGGGCAAGCCACTTCTCTCCCCATTGAACCGTGCTTTCTAA
- the OPY2 gene encoding Opy2p has protein sequence MSLFLRDEASSTGADGCVECPSSIDPCPSCPAGQVCHQISRTCDQCPKNVCVENTGRSSGGGTPVGGIVGGVVGGLVVLALLIGGLWYYKRVYKKKHPMLEDDLAMDDYKTDLEDSDTRSPRNTLSSGEMEGVAGAGGGNRPGPRPQARRTDSNNSLKKNHRISSYESFMRPQARYTRRGGAHSAKGGRGGRSQAQLRKMSPYGDNDSSKRNSIATTISTTNASNILPVAYIPGVTVRPTKNNTRSLYSYESDSIFSDINTIENASIVAEKNGQSKPSTMTAIRAQPKLVNVARIDEGDEEEDDEMEEIHDNNDTTWNSQTKDSIVTTTHALDDSTHTLDHHSDTDADSDVDSDIGEINRATSVRRPHGEVIAPPQILIDGEDDHDDSSAGSFILDIGKGPSQT, from the coding sequence ATGTCCCTCTTCTTGCGAGATGAAGCTTCCTCCACGGGCGCAGACGGATGCGTCGAATGCCCTTCCTCGATCGACCCTTGTCCCTCGTGTCCAGCAGGACAGGTTTGTCACCAAATATCTCGAACATGCGACCAGTGCCCCAAAAATGTCTGCGTAGAAAACACTGGCAGGTCTTCTGGCGGCGGAACGCCCGTAGGTGGCATTGTGGGCggagttgttggaggtcTCGTTGTGCTTGCGCTCCTAATAGGTGGATTATGGTACTACAAGCGAGTttacaagaaaaagcacCCGATGTTGGAAGACGACTTGGCTATGGACGACTACAAAACGGATCTTGAGGATTCGGACACCCGTTCGCCTCGGAACACCTTGTCCAGTGGAGAAATGGAGGGCGTTGCCGGCGCAGGGGGTGGGAACCGACCCGGTCCTCGCCCACAGGCTCGTCGGACAgactccaacaactcattgaagaagaatcacCGCATCTCGTCGTACGAGTCGTTCATGCGCCCTCAGGCCCGCTACACCCGTAGAGGTGGTGCTCATCTGGCCAAAGGCGGGCGTGGGGGTCGGTCCCAAGCTCAATTGCGGAAAATGTCCCCGTATGGCGATAACGACTCCTCAAAACGTAATTCTATTGCTACGACGATCTCCACGACCAACGCTTCTAACATTTTGCCTGTGGCCTACATCCCTGGTGTCACCGTGAGGCCCACAAAGAACAACACTCGCTCGTTATACTCATATGAGTCGGATTCGATCTTTTCTGATATAAATACGATTGAAAATGCCTCGATTGTTGCAGAGAAAAACGGCCAGCTGAAGCCTTCGACGATGACAGCCATTCGAGCACAACCTAAACTTGTCAATGTGGCCAGAATAGACGAAGgggacgaagaagaggacgacGAGATGGAGGAAATTCATGACAACAACGACACAACGTGGAATTCGCAAACGAAAGATTCCATTGTTACCACAACGCATGCTCTTGACGACCTGACCCACACGCTAGATCACCACAGCGATACGGACGCCGACTCTGATGTGGACTCAGATATCGGGGAAATTAACCGTGCGACAAGCGTAAGGCGACCACACGGGGAGGTGATAGCTCCGCCGCAGATACTTATCGACGGAGAGGACGACCATGATGATCTGAGCGCTGGTTCCTTCATCTTGGACATTGGCAAGGGGCCTTCGCAGACGTGA
- the NOT5 gene encoding CCR4-NOT core subunit NOT5: protein MSTRKLQQECDKLQKKITEGLSVFDDIHEKIGQTDNASQKERLEGDLRKEIKKLQRCRDQVKQWLGDSSVKLDKNLLQDNRSKIENAMERFKEVERVSKMKQFSNEGLEMQTKLGATDEDEAKKNEACRYITDILEELGRQNELLSGELSGYSGKKKSGNAQVAIDELNQKIDRNNLHIGKLEQILHNLTNEQLKPERIDEIKDDLDYYVENNQAADFIEYNDFYDQLELDEAPESFPAATMPGALHDDTKSSKEDSNPRSPAKKDTPTSNGTPSTSSATTAATTITNQSSHPTRPPASAPTTSSASASLSNSGSTTQPHTIHSSQGSLASKPPMGTGPSAAGLAQVRAPPPGLGSSSKSGSPVPLAATPKSSAAELKKKVASSQAGSSSGITPGISVAAALSNSINNNSNTKNASPALSHASTATTVGSSNKAASEAQSAAANPLTQETKYLSEAAVRVHAISQNRLANPLPFSAISQLLETSLLNCPDSSDAERPRQYNPRNVHPSSVDYPQEPMFELNSARIMSKFDNDTLFFCFYYSEEQDNIARYNAARELSKRGWIFNSKTKQWFSKDDRAKSRSASVAQGVEEKSQGESYKYFDYQSSWLIRRKDHYKLQPEVQETF, encoded by the coding sequence ATGAGCACACGGAAACTACAGCAGGAGTGTGACAAgctacaaaagaaaatcactGAAGGATTGCTGGTGTTTGATGACATCCACGAAAAGATTGGCCAAACGGATAATGCCAGTCAGAAAGAGAGGCTAGAGGGAGACTTGAGgaaagaaatcaagaagttgcagaGGTGTCGTGACCAGGTGAAGCAGTGGCTTGGGGACAGCAGTGTGAAACTTGATAAGAACCTTTTGCAGGATAATAGAAGTAAGATTGAAAATGCCATGGAACGATTTAAAGAGGTGGAGAGGGTATCCAAGATGAAACAGTTCTCGAATGAGGGTTTGGAAATGCAGACAAAGCTCGGTGCTAcagacgaagatgaagcgAAGAAAAATGAGGCTTGCCGGTACATTACAGatattcttgaagaattgggGAGACAGAATGAGCTTTTGAGTGGTGAGCTCAGTGGTTACTCGGgtaagaagaagctggGAAATGCACAAGTTGCTATAGACGAATTGAATCAAAAAATAGACAGAAACAATTTGCACATTGGCAAGCTCGAACAGATACTTCATAACCTCACGAATGAGCAATTAAAGCCGGAGAGAATagacgagatcaaggacgATCTAGATTATTACGTGGAGAATAATCAAGCTGCGGATTTTATCGAATACAATGACTTCTATGATCAACTTGAGCTCGATGAAGCGCCAGAGAGCTTCCCAGCGGCAACCATGCCTGGGGCATTGCATGATGATACAAAGAGTTCAAAGGAGGACTCAAATCCAAGGAGCCCGGCAAAGAAGGATACGCCTACAAGTAATGGTACGCCAAGTACGTCCTCAGCTACTACGGCTGCTACGACCATTACTAACCAGTCATCGCACCCTACACGTCCTCCTGCTTCCGCACCTACGACGTCCTCTGCAAGCGCTAGCTTGTCGAACAGCGGCAGCACAACGCAACCTCACACAATACACTCTTCGCAAGGGAGTCTAGCATCTAAACCTCCAATGGGGACTGGACCATCTGCTGCGGGACTTGCTCAGGTACGTGCACCGCCTCCAGGTTTGGGTTCTTCGTCAAAATCTGGCAGCCCTGTACCTTTGGCGGCAACGCCCAAGTCGAGCGCCGCTGAACTTAAGAAGAAGGTCGCTTCCTCGCAAGCAGGCTCTTCTCTGGGAATTACACCAGGAATATCTGTCGCAGCGGCACTTTCAaactccatcaacaatAACAGTAATACTAAGAACGCATCGCCTGCATTATCCCATGCGTCTACTGCTACCACTGTTGGTTCATCAAACAAAGCGGCATCAGAGGCCCAGTCAGCGGCAGCTAACCCACTCACGCAGGAGACAAAGTACTTAAGCGAAGCGGCAGTTCGCGTACACGCCATTTCTCAGAATCGGTTAGCCAACCCATTGCCATTCCTGGCAATCAGCCAATTACTAGAGACCTCTCTCCTCAACTGTCCGGACTCATCGGACGCCGAACGGCCTCGTCAGTACAACCCAAGGAACGTCCACCCACTGTCCGTGGACTATCCTCAGGAACCAATGTTTGAGCTCAATTCTGCGAGAATCATGTCTAAGTTCGACAATGATACGTTGTTTTTCTGCTTTTACTACAGTGAAGAGCAGGATAACATCGCCAGATATAACGCTGCCAGGGAGTTGAGCAAACGTGGGTGGATATTCAACTCGAAAACGAAGCAGTGGTTTTCCAAAGATGACCGTGCCAAGAGTCGCCTGGCATCTGTTGCACAAGGAGTAGAGGAGAAACTGCAAGGAGAGAGCTACAAGTACTTTGACTACCAGAGTAGCTGGCTCATTCGTCGCAAGGACCACTACAAGTTACAGCCCGAGGTGCAAGAGACGTTTTGA
- the LTP1 gene encoding tyrosine protein phosphatase LTP1, which yields MTSDKKLSVAFVCLGNICRSPMAEAVFKHKVKELGYSDHFKLIDSYGTSGWHVGDSPDSRSVATCRKHGVPVKHFGQQIGPEDFAKFDYIIGMDQMNKEDLMFMKPKGCKARVAMFGEWKTDPQFNTIVQDPYYGGREGFEVNFRQISHFSEEFLKQEIGEKQ from the exons ATGACATCAGATAAAAAACTTTCAGTGGCCTTTGTATGCCTTGGTAACAT TTGTCGCTCGCCAATGGCAGAGGCGGTATTCAAGCACAAAGTGAAAGAATTGGGCTACAGCGACCATTTCAAGCTCATCGACTCATACGGAACCAGTGGGTGGCATGTAGGCGACTCGCCAGACTCCAGATCCGTGGCTACGTGTCGCAAACACGGAGTCCCCGTCAAGCACTTCGGCCAACAGATCGGGCCTGAAGATTTCGCCAAATTCGACTACATCATTGGCATGGACCAGATGAACAAGGAGGATTTGATGTTCATGAAGCCCAAGGGCTGTAAAGCTCGCGTGGCGATGTTTGGAGAATGGAAAACCGATCCTCAATTTAACACAATTGTTCAGGACCCCTACTatggaggaagagaagggtTCGAAGTGAACTTCAGACAGATCTCTCACTTTAGCGAagagttcttgaagcaagagATTGGAGAGAAACAATGA